From Centroberyx gerrardi isolate f3 chromosome 10, fCenGer3.hap1.cur.20231027, whole genome shotgun sequence:
ctgttttgttttctcttcattCCCTTCGCCATGAGAAATGATTAATGTGTGGATGAATGTGGTTTGGCATGAATGGGGATTGGGATTGAACCCATAAACAGTCATAATGAGGAATtatctttttttcagtttgaaaTGTTAGTCATCATGTCTGCTGAATTCATTCAATTTGAAAGCTTGCCAAGGCACAGATTAATTGCACCAATGCATggagtataataataataataatatatttacaTGTGTTTTGAGACTGTAAAATATGTGTTATACTCAAATGTTGGATTGTAGTTGGATAGTAAATTTTGTTTGAATGGGTTGGTAACAAAGTGAGGTGAATTATATGCCTACTTAAATTTGTGCTTTGTCCTGTGGAGGGCAGCATCACGCCTGACATGCTGCTCGTCTACTGCAATTttatagaagaagaagactctGGTGTGCAACAGCTAGGCATCATCatgcctgctgctgtgattatgGAGGAAAACTATGATAGATTATTGGAGCAGTGTGAAACTCAGGAGCTTGAGGTAAGCTTAGAATTGCTAGTTTAATTATTTCATGTGCCAACAATGGATGTTGTCTTGCGGTCTCTCTTTATGGATGCtagattgttgttgttatatCTGACagttagctaacgctagctcaTGACTCGTCCCGGCTAACTAACATTAGTAAcatagctagcaagctaacccGTGTTTGTGTTACTTAATGCTAAGTCTGTTTCTTAGCTGGCACTGTTAACTTACGCTAGTTAGCTCATTAGTCCGACAATGTTACTGCCACAAGCTGATTCAAGTTAGCACATCAAAACAGAAGTGATAGTGAATGTTAGCTAACTTAGATTGCTGCTGTTCGTGCTAGTTAGCCGTAAGTAGTTAGCCAGCTCTTTTGGATATTACTAGTGTTTACCTGTTAATCATTTGATAGGACTAACGTTAATATTAGATCACGTTAGGCTAGCTGTCTAACCCTAACcgtaaacttaactgttagttGTAACGTTGTATTAACTTTAAGCACCAACGTTATAGCAGACACTATGTATTAGCTATGTGTTAGCTGAATGAAATGCTGGTGCGGGCAATTTGTGCAGCCCTTGTTGGCTTAAGAGAGCACGCTCAATTAGGTACCTAACTTTATATCGCCAGTAACATTTAGAAACAGTTTGATTTAAGTTTGCTCTGTTCGTTTTCTGCTTGTTTTAGTGGTATTATTAGCATGGTGAGGTTAGAACAGTAATATAACCATACCTGCATTTGTTTTTAACAGGCTCCAGGGGGCATCGCAACACCTCAAGTCTATGCTCAATTACTGGCCCTCTATTTACTACACAATGATATGTAAGTCAACCCTGTGTCTGGTTTTAGAGAAGTAGTAGGGTTCTCCCCATGATTTTGTATTTGGACAAAACCATTTCCTGCAGTTCCCTACAACTTCCTTGAGATCCTTAAATTTAAGGTAGCAAACGCAAAGTAACGTTTCTTTCAAAAGTACTTGATGAGCAATTGGGAtgcctcttttcttttcagctTTCACAGTGTCTTTGATGCCCAAGATTTGTATTAAGGAGCAAGTCATTGGGCAAGGGTTGTGGTATGCAGGGGAACCCTGCTTTATATAAGACTTAATCATTTTTGAATCTGGAGAGGTACTTGGCAACACCTACAATAGCCTCATACATGCAGCACTCCCATACCTACTGTATAATCGCAGTGAAGAATGCCGCCTTGTACTTTATTTGAGGTCTTATTGCTATAGCATGCGTTCAGGTTGCAACTCCATCAAATGAGATAACTGACGCTTGTGGAGTTGTATCACAGCTAACTAAATCTTATTTTGCCACATGTAAACGTAAACAAATTCTCTGTATTGCCTAACTTGTGTTGTTGCTGTTCCAATAGGAATAACGCCAGGTATCTCTGGAAGCGGATTCCTCAAGCAATCAAAGCGGTAAGCAAGTTTTGCCTCTCAGAGAGGTGCTCTACTGTGAAATATGGCTGAAGGCCATTTCACAGTATGATACTTGGAGAGTTGTGCTTTCAATTATTGAAAGGTATTGGCTGATTCCTTAACAAAATCAGCAGTCCGGCCCTACTGAGACCATGGCCCCTTTGGAAATGGCTTTAGAGTGATGTATAAGGAATAATCTCATGGCCACCCAGAGCATTACTGGATTTTCATATGCGCAGCTGAAGGCCAAATAATCACAGGGGGCCCTCAGATCTTACCAGAAATGTTGCTGTACCAACCTAACCTTGCAGAAATTGTTTGAGATTTTGGATTTCAAATGACATTTCAAATTGGAGAggacaattttgaaaaaaatattttgacacTTGCATACTGAAGGCATGTGAGTGTGTAAACCACTGTGATGCATTCTCTTTAGTACTGGGTGAGACTGCTGGTACAGTGGGGTAAAGTCCACTGCCTTGTCATGTGTAGCATACTGAAGGCTTTTGAAATGCTTTCCCACTTGTTGTATGCAGGCAAACCCTGAGCTAACAGCTGTGTGGGCAGTCGGCCAACGAATATGGCAGCGAGACTTTCCAGGGATCTACACAGCAATCGCAGCCTACCAGTGGTCTGAGAATATCCTTCCGGTCATGGAGGCTCTTCGAGGTATCAACATGAATCACGTCTTATTTGACCCTCTGATTTTGATGACCCACTCACTCATATGCCACCTTTACTGAACATAACCAGAGCAGGAAACTCACTTTTTGTCTACAGAACATTGGCTGttaaatttcactttcactattttacatgccatatcattttttttagaatatgATAGTTCTTCCAAATAAcacttatttattatttaccaGAATTGGCTGTACACAAACAGCCGTAGCCAAAACTTGCCAGCATTTGTTTTGTGTCTGGTGGTATTGTCCTACCCTGAACATAACACTATGATCTGCATAACTACATTATTGGTTTGTTTATGCTATGCCATTCACCTCCATCACCTTTTGGTCTTTACTCCCTTGAATTTTAAAttatattaatgaggaaaacacATGGGCTAAACTCTTCTCAGTGatatttttctttacattttgttctgtgtgATTTAGAATCATGATCAGCAGGGGGCACCAGTCTAACACTTAAAATATAGTTCTAGTTGTGATGGAGCCCAGCTGAGGGAAACAAAACATGTTGGCTAATTAAGGGAGGGAGTTTGACTGATTTTGTAACACCTTCTAGTGTTCAGCAGTATGGTGTATCTatataatgtagcctaatgcaGGTTATCAGTTTCAACAAAACACAATATGAAATAAGATACCAGGGTACATACTTAGGCTAGATATTGTGGGTTTACATAGTTACTCTATCAAAATGTAACAGAATAGCAAACTATTTCAGTTTTCTGTATCCCCTATTTATTTCACACATTACCTTCTTAAGTCTATGGAATGAAATATTTATACATCAAATTATTGCCAATATGTTGACAATATTATTTGGGCCTATCGTGTGATGTTACTCTTGTGAGAGACTTTAAGAATAGCTTATCCCTCATGTTTATGGTACCTCATGTTGATGTGCCATGGACTGTGGTATATGTCACAAGAGAGTTTGGCAAACAGGGAGGATCACTGCCAGGTGCTGCCTGAGGAAGGATGAGGTGAATGTGAGAAAAAGTCTTGAAATCATAGTACTAATCGTAGCATTAATTTAGATTTAAACTTTCATGTCGTGAGTGCATGAAAACAAATTTTTCCCATCAAAGAAGTTATATGTCTTAGAGGGGCTTCAAGTCTTCCTTCAATGGCATTATGCAGTGTTTAGTGaagtaaataaaatagattATATGAATAGCTAAACAGGTTTGTGCCATAACTCATATCAAATCATATGGTAAACACAACAACTGTGTCACAGGGTGTTGATGTGGACTTGTTTACCCATTAAATGAGCCCACACGCTCAGGTGGGGCTCCTCTGGGCCAGTCACATGGGCCCTGTTTGTCACCCTTCAGTGTACCACCGCTGTCCAAAGAGGGGACATCGTGGCCACTGTGACATGTGACACATGCAGCAGCCGGTAGGTGGGGGCCATTTTCTCTGAAAAGATCCCTGGCAAGCAAACAGGGAGGAATGCGTGCTCTGGTTGGTGGAAGGGATCGGGTGTCACCGGCTGTGAAGGGTCGGTATAAAGGACGGGGGTGCTAGCTCCTAGCCAGAATAGATATCAGCATTTCATGAGTAACAGCAAACACTAAGGACAAGGCCGTAGAACCTGCCCTACATTTTAATCGCTTGTTGAAgccaactgagagagagagaaccttgTAGTTTTTGCTGTGTGGAGATCAAGAAGCTTTTCTGGCCTGTCTGTAAACAGAAGCTTTTCCATCATGGATGTTCAGAGGACCGGATCAGTGGTTCGTCCCCCCAGCCCAATGGAGAGCCTGGAGAAGCAGCTGAGCTGCCCCATCTGCCTGGACATGTTCACCAAACCCGTGGTCATCCTGCCCTGCCAGCACAACTTGTGCCGCAGCTGTGCCAGTGACCTCTACGACTCGCGCAACCCATACCGCTTTTCTGGTGGCGTCTTCCGCTGCCCTACCTGCCGCTTTGAGGTTGTGCTCGACCGCCATGGTGTGCATGGGCTCCAGCGCAATCTGTTGGTGGAAAATATCATTGACATCTATAAGCAGCAGCAGGAAGGGAGTGGCAGTACTGGAGGAAGCACAGAAACCGCCCTGAAGCCAAAGGATTCCAAAGAACCCATGTGCCAGGAACACGAGGATGAGAAAATCAACATCTATTGTGTGACCTGTCAGGTACCCACCTGCTCCATGTGCAAAGTCTTCGGTCAGCACAAGGACTGTGAGGTGTCACCTCTAGCCAGTGTTTACCAGGCCCAGAAGGGTGAACTGAGTAATGCTATCGACACCCTAGTGGCCAGCAATGGGCGCCTGCAGGCCCTGCTCAACCAGATGGAAGACGCCTGCCGTGCCGTACAGGAGAATGCTCAGCGCGCTAAGCAAGGGCTAGCTGAACGTTTCGACTTGCTCTACGCTGTGCTGGAAGAACGCAAGACCCTGCTACTAGAGAAAATTGGGAAAGAGCAGGATGAGAAGGTGGCAGCTCTGCGGGCACTGGCTCAACGTTATGGTGAACGACTGCAGGCTAGTTCGGAGCTGACAGATACAGCTGTGAGGGCATTGGAGCAGGGTGGTGCTGCCGAGTTCCTGCTGTCCTCTAAGGGCCTTATCACACAGACCAAGGATGCTGCCAAGGGCTCACTGGGTGAAGAGAGGCCAGAACCAGGTTTTGAGAAGATGGACCACTTCACTCTATCAACAGAGCATGTTCAAACAGTCCTTGGAAAAATGGACTTTGGACTGGGTGAAGATGATGAGTTTGAGGAtgcagaagatgaagaagaggaggaggagtaatgAAACTTGAAATAGTTATGGACTTGTAGAAATTATAATGTACTTGTGCAGGTTCTTTAATTTCAGTATTTATGGCAGGGACTCTAGTTGCAATTTGTGTAAGATGTTGAAGGAAACCAGGAAGTTATAAAGGGCTCAGGCTAGAATGGCTTACCTTCATTTTGAGtgcaatatttcatttcaattttgtaCTCATActtttttcttatcttttttttatacttttgtaCTCCTAAGCCAGTTGTATGCTGGTATTATTGAATAATAGGCCTAGATAAATGTAAATAGAATGTCTGCTAAGTTTGTTTACACTAGTTTTCCTCACATGTAGCTTATGGGAATCGTTGTTTTGCTCAGTTCTCATTTGTATGTAAGATGTCTATGATTGTTCAACATGTTAAATGCTTGACCCAATAGTGTTCACTTGAATTGGTGATTAGCAGATctatcttaaaaaaaatcaccacaatTATTTTCAATGAAGCCTGAAATAAAGGTGCATGGAATTAAGTATATGTACGCTTGTTATTGTTAGGCCTAAAAACATGTGGATTAAGCAGAAATTCAAATAGcctacaggaaaaaaagaacatatgCAAACCCAGAGTTATCTTATGTTGATCTTCTGGGTTTTCCTTGGAATCCATCCGTCAGGATTTGTCCCAGTCTGTTGTTGTCTGTTGCTCTTACTTGGCAATAgacaacatttaaaaataaaagcccttGCCATGTCCTCTCTGCTTTGCCTTTGCTGGTGGGGGCTATTTTTGAGAGGCAAGAGGGTGAGAAATGATAGTGGCCCTGGAATAGACTGTCAGTGAAGGGCAGGTGGGgtcctgtttctcctccataaAACCCCCATCCCCCAGCCATGGACCGTCTTGCTCAGCAGCTCCAACCCAACTCTGGGGTGTTGGAGGGGGCATTCTGAGAAGGGCTGGTCCAGGCGCCACATGAGTCATCTTTGGATAGCACCCTAACGGTCAAGAGGCCGTGGTAAAAATACACGTCTGCCTGGGGACTGGGTTACAAAAACCCCCTTGAGGTGACCTGCTTGCCTGAGTTGGGAACAGTAGTTCAAAAAAGTCCCCATTCTTTTTGCAATATGCAATCAGtcagctgtttattttttatttttattttttttattagttgAGTTGCATTGCAAAAAGCAGCTTTATGTGTTAGGCATATTTGATAAATGCGACACTTTAAGTACATAAGAGTGATATATTGAAgcgaggagaaaaaaacacctcaACCTGTCTTTCCTCTTTATTTAACACTACAACTTTCGCTAGAATCATAACTTGGATGAAAACTAAAAGTACTCTCAAGCACTACTGGCACATAaaatcacagaggaaacactgcctCAGCATAGTTTGCCAAGTAAACATATTTTAGTCCTTCTGATCTCCACCTCTTTTTAACATTTAGACAGACGTAGAATAACAACATGGATAACAGGAAGCCCTTTGGACAGCAGAATGGGAAAACGCTCTTGACAAATCTCTAGCCTTCCCTCACAGCTGTCTTTTCTCATCCTACTTGTTATTGTTACTGCTGCTAACGCTGTTGCAATGATTGGGGGCTGGCTGTTGGTACACATAAACCGTTGCTAGGCTATAAAGCAGGAAAGGCCACAACCCTGAGGCATTTATGTGATAGCTGTCAGAGGAACGGTAAACGCATCCCACAAAATGTATGTCTGCCCTGCTGTCAACCACAAGACTCAGCTTTCCATTATCATCACAGAGAACCTTTATCAGCATAGTTTCGTGCCATGCTGGGGGCAGGCTAAGTGGGACAGCTTTGACAGTTTGAAAGCCTTAGCAATTGCCTTGGCATAGATTTCAGTGGTCTATGGTGTAAGGAACATCTAACCTATGTTTCCCTTCACTGTAATTTTGATCACACAACCCATAGTGATCACCAGTGGAAATGGACATAACGTGATGTCCATGATTCATCCATTTAACAAGACCTATTGTAAAGTTTCTTGATGGTGTCAAacctgtatttcttttttttttt
This genomic window contains:
- the cops8 gene encoding COP9 signalosome complex subunit 8 isoform X2 gives rise to the protein MPAAVIMEENYDRLLEQCETQELEAPGGIATPQVYAQLLALYLLHNDMNNARYLWKRIPQAIKAANPELTAVWAVGQRIWQRDFPGIYTAIAAYQWSENILPVMEALRVMDVQRTGSVVRPPSPMESLEKQLSCPICLDMFTKPVVILPCQHNLCRSCASDLYDSRNPYRFSGGVFRCPTCRFEVVLDRHGVHGLQRNLLVENIIDIYKQQQEGSGSTGGSTETALKPKDSKEPMCQEHEDEKINIYCVTCQVPTCSMCKVFGQHKDCEVSPLASVYQAQKGELSNAIDTLVASNGRLQALLNQMEDACRAVQENAQRAKQGLAERFDLLYAVLEERKTLLLEKIGKEQDEKVAALRALAQRYGERLQASSELTDTAVRALEQGGAAEFLLSSKGLITQTKDAAKGSLGEERPEPGFEKMDHFTLSTEHVQTVLGKMDFGLGEDDEFEDAEDEEEEEE
- the cops8 gene encoding COP9 signalosome complex subunit 8 isoform X1 is translated as MPAAVIMEENYDRLLEQCETQELEAPGGIATPQVYAQLLALYLLHNDMNNARYLWKRIPQAIKAANPELTAVWAVGQRIWQRDFPGIYTAIAAYQWSENILPVMEALRESTRQRAYGLVAQAYTSITAEDFAAFVGYSVEEAVKGVVSQGWQADPATRMVMPQKPDPPPVSLVPNEQQLARLTDYVAFLEN